TCTGTAAGTCCTTGCTCTGCCGTGTTGCATCTTAAAAGAAGGATTCTCATACGTCATCCTCATTAGGCACCTCCTCGGAAAGAAGTCATGGAACGTCTACAATCCGGAAAATGTCGCGCGTGTCCAGCGCGATGAAGCGCAAGCCAAggcgcaggaagaagaagaggagcgcCGCATGCAAGAGATCGATGCCGAGCGAAGAATCCAACTACTACGTGGTGAGCGACCTCCTACCCCTCCACCGCTGCAATCCTCCACGTCGCAACCAGAAAAGGAAGATCGCACCAACTACATAGGAGGTTATAAAAAGCGGAGACGTTTGGCGGGAGAGAATGATACAGATCGAGATATCCGATTTGCTCGAGAAGACGCGGAACTTGCGCTGGTGAAACGGGAGGAACTGGTACATGCTCGGAAGGGCAAAAATGATGCGCCACTctacgacgatgatggacaCATCAACCTTTTTCAGAAAGATAGCGGTCGGAAACGAATTGAGAAGAACGCGGAGGCTGAAAAAGAGGCAGCCGACAAGCAGCGAAGTTACGAAGACCAGTATACCATGCGGTTCTCCAATGCAGCGGGTTTCCGTCAAAGTATTGGCAAGAACCCCTGGTATTCGGCTTCTCACGGTGCTGGTATAGCTCCCGAATCCATACCTAGCAAGGATGTTTGGGGTAATGAAGACCccatgaggaaggagagagagaaatcTCGCATGGACCTCAACGATCCACTAGCTGCGATGAAGAAAGGCGTTCGCCAGCTGAGGTCGGTTGAAGGAGAACGAAAGAAGTGGAATCAGGAAAGGAGTAAAGAACTAGATGCGTTGAAAGCAGCTGAGAAGACCCGATCGCGCCACCGTAGGAAACGGTCCCAGTCGGAGGATAGCCTGGGGGACTTTAAACTCGATGGGCCATCAGATAGAGATCATAAGTATAGGGACCGGAATCGCGAGCTTGCCGGCGACAAGTCATCGCGCCGTTCGCACAGGCGGCGTTCGCGCTCTACATCTCGCTCGCGttctcatcgtcatcacaGCCATCGACAACGCCACGACGACAGGCAATATAACCGACGGAGGaagggagaagctggttCAAGACATCGCATATAACGAGATACCCAGGAGTATTAATTGGCAAGGGCGGGCCCGGCCGTATATTGCAAATTCTGAGTTGAAGCATAGCTGTTACACTGACAAGCGGTGTGTTCACGAAGCAAACACAAAACTTTTTATTCAAAAATGATCTCTATTGTAATGCCCATTCCTGAGAACCTTTCTCTCCAACCTGCGCATCATAATCGATTGTGATATCCAGGGACCTGGAGTGCGCGTTCCTCTTCTGGTATCTAACCGTTCCCTTTATTGTTTGGCCCTTCTTCATTGCAGTTGGCTTCTTTTTACCATGATCGATGAGGCAAATGGTTTGCTGCCAGTGGGTCTCCTTGCCATCCGGTCCTGTTGTAAACGCCACGatgcccttcttctgcagaTCTGATGGAATGGCATTGGATGGAAGCGTTGATTCCCTGGATGgtatgaagaagatgtcAAACCAAATAGACCAGCCGTCGAGCGAGTCAACATCTTGCTTCAAGGTCACCTCGAATTCTTTCAAAAAGGATAGTTCCTCAACAGTGATGGTGTGCAGTGGCAAGGTGGCGAAAATTTCGGATTCCCCTGCCATAGAAGAGGATGGCACACTGCGGACAAGTGCTTCATCGTAGATACCAGTGAG
The nucleotide sequence above comes from Aspergillus puulaauensis MK2 DNA, chromosome 3, nearly complete sequence. Encoded proteins:
- a CDS encoding uncharacterized protein (COG:S;~EggNog:ENOG410PPME;~InterPro:IPR039875,IPR019339), whose translation is MPLHLLGKKSWNVYNPENVARVQRDEAQAKAQEEEEERRMQEIDAERRIQLLRGERPPTPPPLQSSTSQPEKEDRTNYIGGYKKRRRLAGENDTDRDIRFAREDAELALVKREELVHARKGKNDAPLYDDDGHINLFQKDSGRKRIEKNAEAEKEAADKQRSYEDQYTMRFSNAAGFRQSIGKNPWYSASHGAGIAPESIPSKDVWGNEDPMRKEREKSRMDLNDPLAAMKKGVRQLRSVEGERKKWNQERSKELDALKAAEKTRSRHRRKRSQSEDSLGDFKLDGPSDRDHKYRDRNRELAGDKSSRRSHRRRSRSTSRSRSHRHHSHRQRHDDRQYNRRRKGEAGSRHRI